Proteins encoded in a region of the Planococcus shixiaomingii genome:
- the dnaG gene encoding DNA primase codes for MSNRVPEEVVEKIRSSTDIVDIVGEYVQLTKRGRNWFGLCPFHGESTPSFSVTSDKQIFHCFGCGAGGNVITFLMDIENVSFQEALSKLGGRTGIDIEVNTPADSSNALSKSDQQLVLMHEFAADMYHHILMNTEEGQAALDYLENRGFTREMIEKNRIGWSLPEWNYMATALKRKGFSDEELATSGLAIQREQSNGFFDRFRGRIMFPIMNETGKVIAFSGRILENSKEEAKYLNSPESPIFQKSQVLYNVHHARSAIRKNRKIILFEGFMDVIAAGKAGVDNALATMGTSLTTQHIKQLKRFAQEIVICFDGDDAGWEAAKRAAIALNEEKFKVEVAVLPGKMDPDDYVRENGNEAFKEQIIGKPHAFIAFAMMHARRYKNFQYENDLLQYIQEVLQLLAGRSTPLERDLYIKQLAGETGLSEEAILQHYRKLENKTIERNRPEQPVKPVKKVTKQVTALHRAERLLFSHLLADAGAMEKVAADPTEIPFVSEEFKALYVQLLGFYEEWDKADFHKFLETLQDAELRKLVMETALAERDPEHGEEEIADCLKHLEKHRVEQQITLKIQQSKEAEKQHDIKRALLLAQEVIALRKTL; via the coding sequence GTGTCTAATCGAGTTCCTGAAGAAGTGGTTGAGAAGATACGTTCCAGCACGGATATCGTGGATATTGTTGGCGAGTATGTCCAGCTGACCAAAAGAGGCCGAAATTGGTTTGGCCTTTGCCCCTTTCACGGAGAAAGCACGCCATCCTTTTCTGTAACATCCGACAAACAAATTTTTCATTGTTTCGGTTGTGGAGCCGGTGGGAATGTCATCACATTTTTGATGGACATCGAAAATGTCAGTTTCCAAGAAGCGTTATCGAAATTGGGAGGGCGCACCGGCATTGACATTGAAGTTAATACGCCGGCAGATTCGTCGAATGCTCTTTCCAAAAGCGATCAACAGCTTGTTCTGATGCATGAATTTGCTGCTGATATGTATCATCATATTTTGATGAATACGGAAGAAGGGCAAGCGGCACTTGATTACTTGGAAAACCGTGGATTTACTCGGGAAATGATCGAGAAAAATCGTATTGGCTGGTCACTGCCCGAATGGAATTACATGGCAACAGCCTTGAAGCGAAAAGGGTTTAGCGATGAAGAGTTGGCAACCAGCGGGCTCGCCATTCAACGGGAGCAGTCAAATGGATTTTTCGACCGGTTCCGCGGACGAATCATGTTTCCCATCATGAACGAAACTGGCAAAGTCATTGCGTTTTCCGGGCGCATTCTGGAAAATTCAAAAGAAGAAGCCAAGTACTTGAACAGTCCGGAATCGCCTATCTTTCAAAAAAGCCAAGTGTTATACAACGTCCACCATGCGAGAAGCGCTATAAGGAAAAACCGGAAAATTATTCTTTTTGAAGGTTTTATGGACGTGATTGCAGCTGGCAAAGCAGGAGTTGATAACGCTCTTGCGACGATGGGCACTTCATTGACGACGCAGCACATCAAGCAATTGAAACGGTTCGCCCAAGAAATCGTCATTTGTTTTGACGGAGACGATGCCGGGTGGGAAGCTGCAAAAAGAGCCGCCATTGCATTGAATGAAGAAAAGTTCAAAGTGGAAGTTGCCGTTCTCCCGGGTAAGATGGATCCCGATGATTATGTCCGGGAAAATGGCAATGAAGCTTTTAAAGAGCAGATTATCGGCAAGCCGCACGCCTTTATCGCGTTTGCCATGATGCACGCTCGTAGATATAAGAACTTCCAATATGAAAACGATTTGCTGCAATACATCCAGGAAGTGCTGCAATTGCTTGCAGGCCGCTCTACACCTCTTGAACGGGACTTATATATCAAACAGCTGGCAGGAGAAACCGGGCTTTCTGAAGAAGCGATTTTGCAGCATTACCGTAAACTGGAAAACAAAACGATCGAGCGCAACCGGCCTGAACAGCCGGTGAAACCGGTGAAAAAAGTGACGAAGCAAGTTACTGCGCTGCATCGCGCTGAACGGCTGCTTTTTTCTCATTTGTTGGCAGACGCCGGAGCAATGGAAAAAGTGGCTGCCGATCCGACAGAGATTCCTTTTGTCAGTGAAGAATTCAAAGCGCTTTATGTCCAGCTGCTCGGATTTTACGAAGAGTGGGACAAAGCAGACTTCCATAAATTCCTTGAAACGCTCCAAGACGCGGAACTCCGTAAACTTGTCATGGAAACCGCACTGGCAGAACGTGATCCGGAGCATGGAGAAGAAGAAATCGCTGATTGTTTAAAACATCTGGAAAAACATCGAGTTGAACAGCAAATCACATTGAAAATTCAGCAATCAAAAGAAGCGGAAAAACAACACGATATAAAGCGGGCTTTGCTTCTTGCACAAGAAGTGATCGCTTTACGAAAAACGTTGTAA
- a CDS encoding Nif3-like dinuclear metal center hexameric protein — MKIPNGQQIIEEFEKWSPKYLAMEDDPIGLHVGTLNKKIERVLVTLDVNEKVVDEAIAKGAGLIIAHHPPIFRPLKSLQTDFPQGRLMEKLIKNDIAVYAAHTNLDVAAGGVNDLLADALGLMDTKVLVPTYEAELVKIAVFVPESHEEKVREALGKAGAGSIGDYEYCSYTLSGTGRFRPTADADPYIGEPGKMETTAESKIEVVIRKTEKDRAIKAMIAAHPYEEVAYDVFTLENKEVAMGLGRVGTLEIEMSLADFVDQVKERLDVPAARVVGPLDKPVKKVAVLGGDGNKYIQAAKRSGADVYVTGDLYFHVAQDAEAMGLAVVDPGHHVEKVMIQGVVDRMAKQGDWQCEFLASEVDTEPFQFR, encoded by the coding sequence GTGAAAATACCTAACGGACAACAAATCATTGAAGAGTTCGAAAAATGGTCTCCAAAATACTTGGCGATGGAAGATGATCCGATTGGCTTGCACGTCGGCACGCTGAACAAAAAAATTGAACGGGTTTTGGTGACGTTAGATGTCAACGAAAAGGTGGTGGATGAAGCGATTGCCAAAGGGGCAGGGTTGATCATTGCCCACCATCCACCCATTTTCCGGCCGTTGAAATCGCTGCAGACCGATTTTCCGCAAGGGCGCTTGATGGAGAAATTGATCAAGAACGACATTGCGGTTTATGCTGCACACACCAATTTGGATGTGGCGGCTGGCGGCGTCAATGATTTATTGGCGGATGCGCTTGGATTGATGGACACCAAGGTGCTGGTGCCGACTTATGAGGCGGAACTTGTAAAAATTGCGGTATTTGTTCCGGAAAGCCATGAGGAAAAAGTGCGCGAAGCGCTTGGCAAAGCTGGAGCTGGATCAATCGGCGATTATGAGTATTGCAGCTATACGCTTTCGGGCACCGGGCGTTTCCGTCCGACCGCAGATGCGGATCCGTATATCGGAGAGCCAGGCAAAATGGAAACTACCGCGGAATCAAAGATTGAAGTGGTTATCCGAAAAACGGAAAAAGACCGGGCCATAAAAGCCATGATTGCTGCGCACCCTTACGAAGAAGTTGCGTATGACGTCTTCACGTTGGAAAACAAGGAAGTGGCAATGGGGCTTGGCCGCGTCGGAACATTGGAAATCGAAATGAGCTTAGCGGATTTTGTCGACCAGGTCAAGGAACGCTTGGACGTTCCAGCAGCCCGCGTAGTTGGACCTCTTGATAAACCGGTCAAGAAAGTGGCGGTGCTTGGAGGAGACGGCAATAAATACATTCAGGCAGCTAAACGTTCTGGCGCCGATGTCTACGTCACGGGGGATTTGTATTTCCACGTTGCCCAAGATGCAGAAGCGATGGGGCTAGCGGTTGTCGACCCCGGCCATCATGTTGAAAAAGTGATGATCCAAGGCGTCGTGGACCGAATGGCGAAACAAGGGGATTGGCAATGCGAATTCCTGGCTTCGGAAGTGGATACCGAGCCATTCCAGTTTAGATGA
- a CDS encoding deoxyribonuclease IV, producing MLLGSHVSMSGKKMLLAASEEAASYGASTFMIYTGAPQNTRRKPIEELNIEEGQAHMAANNLSNIVVHAPYIINLANTVKPETFELAVEFLQKEIERTAALGATQIVLHPGAHVGAGVDAGINKIIEGLNEVLTQDYPVNIALETMAGKGTECGRNFEEIAAIINGVTHNERLSVCFDTCHTHDAGYNIKEDFNGVLAEFDRIVGIDRLQVLHINDSKNVRGAGKDRHENIGFGEIGFEALHGIVHHPDLMHVPKILETPYVGLDAKNKKPPYAFEIEMFKSGVFTPGIIEEMKTPL from the coding sequence ATGTTATTAGGATCGCACGTATCTATGAGCGGAAAGAAAATGCTGCTGGCAGCTAGTGAAGAAGCTGCATCATACGGCGCTTCCACGTTCATGATCTATACAGGGGCGCCGCAAAATACGCGCCGAAAACCGATTGAAGAATTGAACATTGAAGAAGGGCAGGCGCATATGGCGGCGAATAATTTGTCGAATATCGTCGTCCATGCACCTTACATCATCAATTTGGCCAATACGGTCAAACCGGAAACGTTTGAACTGGCTGTGGAGTTTTTGCAAAAAGAAATCGAACGGACAGCGGCTCTTGGGGCAACGCAGATTGTTTTGCATCCGGGTGCCCATGTTGGAGCCGGAGTTGACGCAGGCATCAATAAAATCATCGAAGGCTTGAACGAAGTGCTGACACAGGATTACCCGGTCAACATTGCACTAGAGACGATGGCCGGAAAAGGCACCGAATGCGGCCGCAATTTCGAGGAAATCGCCGCCATTATTAATGGCGTTACGCACAATGAACGGTTGTCGGTATGTTTTGATACGTGCCATACGCATGACGCTGGCTATAACATCAAAGAAGACTTTAATGGTGTCCTTGCAGAGTTCGACCGCATTGTCGGCATCGACCGGTTGCAAGTGCTCCACATCAATGACAGCAAAAATGTCCGCGGAGCCGGAAAAGACCGCCATGAAAATATTGGCTTTGGTGAAATCGGCTTTGAAGCATTGCATGGCATCGTGCACCATCCAGACTTGATGCATGTGCCGAAAATTTTGGAAACACCTTATGTCGGCTTGGATGCCAAAAACAAAAAGCCGCCTTATGCGTTCGAAATTGAAATGTTCAAATCCGGTGTTTTCACGCCAGGTATAATTGAAGAAATGAAAACCCCTCTTTAA
- the cccA gene encoding cytochrome c550: protein MQKNAIVPYILIMAFGIGLIFFLSLEGVNNQEEIATEGEEQAEGGDAAPEGDGGSAESTEFDPEAVAQQSCVSCHGSSYEGGMGPSLVATELDQAGIEEIIANGKGAMPGGLVEGENIPAMAEWVLSLE, encoded by the coding sequence ATGCAAAAAAATGCAATTGTACCTTATATTCTAATTATGGCTTTTGGTATTGGACTTATTTTCTTCTTATCATTAGAAGGAGTTAATAACCAAGAAGAGATTGCCACTGAAGGCGAAGAACAAGCAGAAGGCGGCGATGCTGCTCCAGAAGGCGACGGCGGAAGCGCTGAGTCCACTGAATTCGATCCTGAAGCAGTAGCTCAACAAAGCTGTGTTTCTTGCCACGGTTCAAGTTATGAAGGCGGCATGGGACCTTCTCTAGTAGCTACAGAACTTGACCAAGCAGGGATTGAAGAAATCATTGCAAACGGTAAAGGCGCAATGCCAGGCGGACTTGTTGAAGGCGAAAACATTCCAGCTATGGCTGAGTGGGTCTTGTCACTCGAATAG
- a CDS encoding 4-hydroxy-3-methylbut-2-enyl diphosphate reductase, giving the protein MKVKKISPRGYCYGVVDAMVIAKNAAMDETLPRPIYILGMIVHNKHVTDAFEEDGIITLDGKNRLEILEKVESGTVIFTAHGVSPQVRELAKRKGLVSIDATCPDVTVTHDLIREKTAEGYQIVYIGKSGHPEPEGAIGVAPDMVHLIETVEDVNRLELDSEKIIVTNQTTMSQWDVVHMMERLKEKFPHSEVHKEICLATQVRQEAVAEQAVDADLLIVIGDPMSNNSNRLAQVSQDIAGTPAYRISDLSELKLEWLEGIENVAITAGASTPTPIVKEVMAFLDKYDPADPSTHDLARSVPLNKILPKIKHPKPSDRIEPYPVGE; this is encoded by the coding sequence ATGAAAGTCAAGAAAATATCGCCAAGAGGTTATTGCTACGGAGTGGTGGACGCGATGGTCATTGCAAAAAATGCGGCAATGGACGAAACTTTGCCACGCCCTATTTATATATTAGGCATGATTGTCCACAACAAACACGTGACGGATGCATTCGAAGAAGATGGCATCATCACATTGGACGGTAAAAACCGTTTAGAAATTCTGGAGAAGGTTGAATCTGGAACGGTTATTTTCACTGCCCACGGCGTTTCTCCGCAAGTGCGCGAGCTGGCTAAACGAAAAGGCCTCGTGTCGATCGATGCGACTTGCCCCGACGTGACGGTCACTCATGACTTGATCCGTGAGAAAACGGCTGAAGGCTATCAGATTGTTTACATCGGCAAAAGCGGCCACCCGGAACCGGAAGGCGCAATCGGTGTAGCACCGGATATGGTCCACTTGATTGAGACGGTCGAAGACGTCAACCGCTTGGAACTGGATTCCGAAAAAATCATTGTCACTAACCAGACGACGATGAGCCAGTGGGACGTTGTCCACATGATGGAACGCTTAAAAGAGAAATTCCCGCATTCAGAAGTCCATAAAGAAATTTGCCTGGCTACTCAAGTTCGGCAAGAAGCTGTTGCTGAGCAAGCTGTCGATGCGGACCTTTTGATCGTCATCGGCGATCCAATGAGCAACAACTCCAACCGTTTGGCCCAAGTTTCCCAAGATATTGCCGGAACTCCGGCTTACCGTATTTCCGATTTATCCGAACTGAAATTAGAGTGGCTTGAAGGCATTGAAAATGTGGCGATTACTGCAGGCGCATCCACACCGACGCCGATTGTCAAAGAAGTGATGGCGTTTCTTGACAAATATGATCCAGCAGATCCATCAACTCACGATTTGGCACGCAGCGTGCCTCTCAACAAAATTTTGCCGAAGATCAAACACCCGAAACCATCGGATCGGATCGAACCGTATCCTGTGGGAGAATAA
- the rpoD gene encoding RNA polymerase sigma factor RpoD yields the protein MAEKSERANEVEATNVPLTTTEGPEAGIEEAKKQLIEIGKKTGELNYEQIADKLAVFEMESDQVEEFIDQLEGHGIELERKTDDEEHLDRLMKPTEEKFDLNDLSVPPGVKINDPVRMYLKEIGRVDLLKAEEEVRLAKLIEQGDEEAKKRLAEANLRLVVSIAKRYVGRGMLFLDLIQEGNMGLIKAVEKFDYSKGFKFSTYATWWIRQAITRAIADQARTIRIPVHMVETINKLIRVQRQLLQDLGREPSPEEIGEEMDLLPEKVREILKIAQEPVSLETPIGEEDDSHLGDFIEDSDAQSPSDHAAYELLKEQLEDVLDTLTDREENVLRLRFGLDDGRTRTLEEVGKVFGVTRERIRQIEAKALRKLRHPSRSKRLKDFLE from the coding sequence ATGGCTGAAAAGTCTGAACGCGCAAACGAAGTAGAAGCAACTAATGTTCCATTGACTACTACTGAAGGTCCAGAAGCAGGAATTGAAGAAGCAAAAAAGCAATTGATTGAAATAGGTAAGAAAACCGGTGAACTTAACTATGAGCAGATTGCCGATAAATTAGCCGTCTTTGAAATGGAATCCGACCAAGTGGAAGAATTTATCGACCAATTGGAAGGTCATGGCATTGAATTGGAACGCAAAACAGACGATGAAGAACATTTGGACCGTTTGATGAAGCCAACTGAAGAAAAGTTTGACTTGAACGATTTGAGCGTTCCGCCAGGCGTTAAAATCAATGACCCGGTTCGCATGTATTTGAAAGAAATCGGCCGCGTCGATTTGTTGAAAGCGGAAGAAGAAGTCCGTTTGGCCAAATTGATCGAACAAGGTGACGAAGAAGCGAAAAAGCGCCTTGCTGAAGCAAACTTGCGCCTAGTGGTCAGTATTGCAAAGCGCTATGTCGGCCGCGGCATGCTGTTCTTGGATCTTATCCAAGAAGGAAACATGGGGTTGATCAAAGCGGTTGAGAAATTCGATTACTCAAAAGGGTTTAAGTTCAGTACTTACGCCACTTGGTGGATTCGTCAAGCCATCACGCGCGCAATTGCCGACCAAGCCCGTACGATCCGGATTCCGGTTCATATGGTCGAAACGATCAATAAACTGATTCGGGTACAGCGCCAGTTGCTGCAAGATCTTGGCCGCGAACCTTCTCCGGAAGAAATTGGGGAAGAAATGGATTTACTGCCTGAAAAAGTGCGGGAAATCCTGAAGATTGCCCAAGAGCCGGTTTCGCTGGAAACGCCTATTGGTGAAGAAGACGATTCACATCTTGGCGACTTTATCGAAGACTCGGATGCTCAGTCTCCTTCTGACCATGCGGCATATGAATTGTTGAAAGAACAGCTGGAAGATGTGTTGGATACGCTGACTGACCGGGAAGAAAACGTGCTTCGCTTGCGTTTTGGTTTAGATGACGGCCGCACACGCACTCTTGAAGAAGTAGGAAAGGTTTTCGGTGTTACCCGTGAGCGGATTCGCCAAATCGAAGCAAAAGCGCTTCGCAAATTGCGCCATCCATCTCGCAGCAAACGACTGAAAGACTTTTTGGAATAG
- a CDS encoding DNA topology modulation protein, which yields MKKIAVIGSGGSGKSTFAKALSEKLKIEVYHLDALLWKPGWEPTSKAEQRHTQQQLTQKEQWIIDGNYNGTLDVRLQAADTVVFLDMPRHLCLIRVFKRRWQFRNKQRPDMALECKEKITTDFLKWVWHYPKAKRPNILQKLDALSTEKNIVILNSPRKAQAFLNELS from the coding sequence ATGAAAAAGATTGCAGTGATCGGTTCCGGGGGTTCGGGAAAGTCCACCTTCGCTAAAGCGTTAAGCGAAAAATTGAAGATTGAAGTTTACCATTTGGATGCCTTGCTCTGGAAACCGGGATGGGAGCCGACTTCAAAAGCAGAACAGCGGCATACCCAACAGCAGTTAACCCAAAAAGAGCAGTGGATAATCGACGGCAATTACAACGGCACGCTGGATGTTCGCCTGCAGGCAGCTGACACTGTCGTATTTTTGGATATGCCGAGGCATCTGTGCCTAATTCGGGTGTTTAAAAGAAGATGGCAATTTCGCAACAAGCAGCGTCCGGATATGGCTTTGGAGTGCAAAGAAAAAATCACCACAGACTTCCTCAAATGGGTTTGGCACTACCCGAAAGCGAAAAGGCCGAACATCTTGCAAAAGCTTGATGCCTTAAGTACTGAAAAAAACATCGTTATCTTGAACAGCCCTCGAAAAGCACAAGCCTTTCTCAATGAACTTTCTTGA
- a CDS encoding DEAD/DEAH box helicase: protein MTKFNDYPFKPFLQEAVAKLGFQEPTPIQREMMPHILKGNSAIGQSHTGTGKTHSFIIPIVERIDVEKKEVQAVIAAPTRELGTQIYNEILKLVEGSDIEVKSFIGGTDKQRSINKLKSQPHIVIGTPGRLKDLVNENALLVHTAKILVVDEADLAFDMGFIEEIDVVAAKMQEKLEMYVFSATIPEKLKPFLKKYMESPIHINIGDKRPTAEGLDFYLVPVRSKKKVERLTEVIDIINPYLAIIFVNTRTNADYVAKELSKKGIRVGRVHGDLAPRERVKMMKQIRDLEYQYIVATDLASRGIDIQGVSHVINYELPEDLEFFIHRVGRTARAGMKGLAITLFKPEEEDAIVRVEKMGIPFQQKDIVKGEFVDLKERHGRKNRVRTTNEADTKAKSMVHKPKAVKPGYKKKMKWKMDEIKKIERRKNRKK from the coding sequence ATGACAAAATTCAACGATTATCCATTCAAACCGTTTCTACAGGAAGCGGTGGCAAAACTAGGTTTTCAGGAACCGACACCGATTCAAAGAGAAATGATGCCCCATATATTGAAAGGCAACAGCGCAATCGGACAATCCCATACAGGAACAGGGAAAACCCATAGTTTCATCATTCCGATCGTCGAGCGAATCGACGTGGAAAAAAAGGAAGTGCAAGCGGTTATTGCGGCTCCTACGCGTGAGCTTGGCACACAAATCTACAACGAAATTCTGAAATTGGTCGAGGGGTCTGACATTGAGGTCAAGTCGTTTATCGGCGGAACCGACAAACAGCGTTCGATCAATAAGTTGAAATCTCAGCCGCATATCGTCATCGGCACACCAGGCCGCTTAAAAGACTTAGTAAATGAAAATGCTTTGCTGGTCCACACGGCAAAAATTCTTGTAGTCGATGAAGCCGATTTGGCATTCGACATGGGCTTTATTGAAGAAATCGATGTAGTGGCTGCAAAAATGCAGGAAAAACTGGAGATGTATGTCTTCTCAGCGACCATCCCGGAAAAATTAAAGCCGTTCTTGAAGAAATACATGGAATCACCGATCCATATCAATATCGGGGACAAACGCCCGACAGCTGAAGGACTGGACTTTTACTTGGTGCCTGTCCGCAGCAAAAAGAAAGTAGAGCGCTTGACTGAAGTGATTGACATCATCAACCCTTATTTGGCGATCATTTTCGTCAATACTCGGACAAATGCGGATTATGTAGCAAAAGAGCTGTCGAAAAAAGGCATCCGCGTCGGCCGCGTACACGGCGATCTTGCACCGCGTGAACGCGTGAAAATGATGAAACAGATTCGTGACCTGGAATATCAGTATATTGTTGCAACTGATCTTGCATCACGCGGTATTGACATTCAAGGCGTCAGCCATGTCATCAACTATGAACTTCCGGAAGATCTGGAATTCTTCATTCACCGCGTTGGCCGTACAGCCCGCGCTGGCATGAAAGGGTTAGCTATTACCTTGTTCAAACCGGAAGAAGAAGATGCAATCGTCCGTGTTGAAAAGATGGGCATCCCATTCCAGCAAAAAGACATTGTCAAAGGCGAGTTTGTCGATTTGAAAGAACGCCATGGCCGTAAAAATCGTGTAAGGACTACAAATGAAGCAGATACGAAGGCGAAATCGATGGTCCATAAGCCAAAAGCGGTAAAACCGGGCTATAAAAAGAAAATGAAGTGGAAAATGGACGAAATCAAAAAAATCGAACGCCGCAAAAATCGTAAAAAGTAA
- a CDS encoding acyl-CoA dehydrogenase, with protein sequence MNFDLTQEQQMIKKTIKEFADKVVAPGAIERDRTKAFPKEIFKQLSDMGMMGLPFDEKYGGAGADTTSFAIVTEELSRACASTGITYSAHISLGGAPLNLYGTDEQKEKYLTPICTGESFGAFGLTEPNAGSDAGGTETRAVEDGDYWVINGSKVYITNASYAKHLAITAITGMKDGKKEISAIIVPTDAEGFTIIDNYEKMGLHSSNTTELVLENVRVPKENLLGKRGEGFKQFMVTLDGGRIGIAAMAVGIAQAAFNRALNYSKERKQFGKTLSEFQITQFKLADMAMKIELARNMVYKAAWLKDQGRPFTKEASMAKLYASEISMEVADEAIQIHGGYGYMKEYEVERYMRDAKLLEIGEGTSEVQRMVIAKQIGC encoded by the coding sequence ATGAACTTCGATTTAACGCAAGAACAACAAATGATCAAAAAGACCATTAAGGAATTTGCCGACAAGGTCGTGGCTCCAGGCGCAATTGAGCGGGACCGGACAAAAGCATTTCCAAAAGAAATTTTCAAACAGCTGTCCGACATGGGGATGATGGGATTGCCGTTTGATGAAAAGTATGGCGGTGCAGGAGCAGATACGACAAGCTTTGCCATCGTTACAGAAGAGTTGAGCCGTGCTTGTGCTTCTACAGGCATCACTTATTCAGCGCATATTTCACTTGGCGGTGCACCATTGAATTTATATGGCACAGACGAGCAGAAAGAAAAATATTTGACGCCGATTTGTACGGGAGAATCGTTTGGCGCATTCGGTTTAACGGAACCCAATGCCGGTTCTGACGCGGGCGGTACAGAGACGCGTGCGGTAGAAGATGGCGATTATTGGGTTATCAACGGTTCGAAAGTATATATTACCAACGCCAGCTATGCGAAGCACTTGGCAATAACAGCGATCACCGGCATGAAAGACGGCAAGAAAGAAATCAGCGCCATCATTGTGCCGACGGACGCTGAAGGCTTCACAATTATCGATAATTACGAAAAAATGGGACTGCATTCGTCCAATACAACTGAGTTGGTTCTTGAGAACGTTCGCGTGCCAAAAGAAAACTTGCTTGGGAAGCGCGGAGAGGGCTTTAAGCAGTTCATGGTAACTTTGGACGGCGGGCGCATCGGCATCGCTGCTATGGCGGTTGGAATCGCTCAAGCGGCGTTTAATCGCGCGTTGAACTATTCCAAAGAACGCAAACAGTTCGGGAAAACGCTTTCTGAGTTTCAGATCACTCAGTTCAAGTTGGCGGATATGGCGATGAAAATTGAATTGGCGCGAAATATGGTTTATAAAGCTGCATGGCTGAAAGATCAGGGACGTCCGTTTACGAAAGAAGCTTCAATGGCCAAACTATACGCATCCGAGATTTCGATGGAAGTTGCAGATGAAGCCATCCAGATCCACGGGGGCTATGGCTATATGAAAGAGTATGAGGTCGAGCGCTATATGCGGGATGCCAAACTGCTTGAAATCGGCGAAGGTACTTCTGAAGTGCAGCGAATGGTCATTGCCAAGCAAATCGGCTGTTAA
- a CDS encoding tRNA (adenine(22)-N(1))-methyltransferase, whose protein sequence is MNAQQLSTRLMRVAAHVPNDSVVADIGSDHAYLPCYLVLNGKARRAVAGEVVKGPYESARKQVKLEQLDDEITVRLASGLDAVLPEDGVTAVTIAGMGGPLIRSILDSGKQRLAGVKRLILQPNVHAKAIREWAQTESWSIVEEEILKENDKIYEILVLEPANRITGLTQAEFLMGPQLMKEFSPVFQEKWQRECSQWKKIVKSMEATAETAEINEKKQELLEKIKLVEEVLHGENT, encoded by the coding sequence ATGAATGCACAACAATTATCAACCCGGCTTATGCGGGTGGCAGCCCACGTTCCAAACGATTCGGTCGTGGCTGATATCGGCAGCGACCACGCTTATTTGCCATGTTACTTGGTGTTGAATGGCAAAGCGCGGCGGGCGGTTGCAGGAGAAGTCGTCAAAGGGCCGTATGAGTCCGCTAGAAAGCAAGTAAAACTTGAACAATTGGATGACGAGATTACAGTTCGTCTGGCAAGCGGCTTGGATGCTGTCCTTCCTGAAGATGGCGTGACAGCAGTGACAATCGCCGGCATGGGCGGACCTCTGATCCGTTCAATTCTGGATTCCGGAAAACAGCGCCTTGCAGGAGTAAAGCGATTGATTCTGCAGCCGAATGTCCATGCCAAAGCAATTCGTGAATGGGCGCAAACAGAAAGCTGGTCTATTGTCGAAGAAGAAATTTTGAAAGAAAATGATAAAATCTATGAAATACTTGTATTGGAACCTGCGAATAGAATCACTGGTTTGACTCAAGCAGAATTTTTGATGGGTCCTCAGCTGATGAAAGAATTCTCACCAGTGTTCCAAGAAAAATGGCAGCGGGAATGCTCCCAGTGGAAAAAAATCGTAAAGTCGATGGAAGCCACTGCGGAAACCGCTGAAATAAATGAGAAAAAACAGGAATTGCTGGAGAAAATCAAACTTGTAGAAGAGGTGTTGCACGGTGAAAATACCTAA